The Helianthus annuus cultivar XRQ/B chromosome 16, HanXRQr2.0-SUNRISE, whole genome shotgun sequence genome includes a window with the following:
- the LOC110912514 gene encoding EEF1A lysine methyltransferase 4, whose amino-acid sequence MGETEKASEAKRTTVGPASVLAYLDPNYWNERFTSEDHYEWLKDYSHFRHLIHQHIKPDSSVLELGCGNSQLSDELYNDGITNITCIDLSSVAVEKMQKRFFSKGYKGVKVLEGNMLNLSFADESFDVVIEKGTMDVLFVDSGDPWNPRPEAVNNAMAMLQGVHRVLKPNGIFISIAFGQPHFRRPLFNAPEFTWSIDYTTFGDGFHYFFYVLRKGCKLLDANADVKKVETPTLCLYQDELDNEDYLFRTNIDETDDQR is encoded by the exons ATGGGCGAAACGGAGAAGGCGTCGGAAGCCAAGAGAACCACCGTCGGACCAGCCTCCGTTTTGGCTTACCTCGACCCCAATTACTG GAATGAGAGGTTTACTTCTGAGGATCATTACGAATGGCTCAAAGATTACTCACATTTTCGTCATTTGATCCACCAGCATATCAAACCCGATTCTTCC GTATTGGAGCTCGGGTGTGGAAACTCACAACTCTCTGATGAGTTATATAACGATGGAATTACTAATATAACCTGCATTGATCTCTCTTCGGTTGCAGTTGAGAAAATGCAAAAACGCTTCTTCTCTAAAGGCTACAAAG GTGTCAAAGTGTTGGAAGGCAATATGTTGAATCTTTCATTTGCCGATGAATCATTTGATGTCGTAATAGAAAAAGGAACCATG GATGTTTTGTTCGTGGACAGTGGTGACCCGTGGAACCCACGGCCCGAGGCCGTAAACAACGCAATGGCGATGCTTCAAGGTGTTCATAGGGTTTTGAAACCCAACGGGATTTTCATCTCAATCGCTTTTGGTCAG CCACACTTCAGGCGTCCGCTATTTAATGCCCCCGAGTTTACATGGTCCATCGACTACACTACATTTGGAGATGGATTTCATTATTTCTTTTATGTCCTGAGGAAG GGATGCAAATTGTTAGATGCCAATGCAGATGTGAAGAAAGTTGAGACACCAACTCTATGCCTTTATCAAGATGAATTGGATAATGAAGATTATTTATTTCGTACCAACATTGATGAAACTGATGATCAAAGATGA
- the LOC110914237 gene encoding uncharacterized protein LOC110914237 translates to MGTTSSTQYSSKHQTTLSTTNESTTSTSTKVINSIDGRLQEFRQPITAGKVLSDHQPDMFFLCSSEHMFVNCHVPHVPADEELQPGQIYFIMPVSKLYRPISLQEICLLAIKASLVLEKSSGFEMKKKGKTTSDSEGFGMMKKKGRTTSDSGRRKRNGSVRRQERVDFQVALKRL, encoded by the coding sequence ATGGGTACAACCTCGTCAACACAATACAGTTCAAAACATCAAACAACATTATCAACTACCAACGAATCAACAACCTCAACATCTACAAAGGTGATCAACTCAATCGACGGCCGGTTACAGGAATTCCGGCAGCCTATAACCGCCGGAAAAGTCCTCTCCGACCATCAACCAGACATGTTCTTCCTGTGCAGCTCCGAACACATGTTTGTGAACTGTCACGTGCCTCACGTGCCAGCCGATGAAGAGCTTCAACCGGGTCAAATATATTTCATTATGCCGGTTTCGAAGTTGTATAGACCGATTTCGTTGCAAGAGATATGTTTGCTCGCCATTAAAGCGAGTTTGGTGCTTGAAAAGAGTTCAGGTTTTGAAATGAAGAAGAAGGGTAAAACGACGTCGGATAGTGAAGGTTTTggaatgatgaagaagaagggTAGAACGACGTCGGATAGTGGACGGCGGAAAAGGAATGGCAGTGTGAGGAGACAGGAGAGGGTGGATTTCCAGGTGGCGTTGAAGAGATTGTGA